A segment of the Collimonas fungivorans genome:
CTTCCAGAAGCTGGAAATCTGGAGGATTGCCGGCCCCGACAGGCCGCGGTGGGTGAACAGCAGGTCTTCCTTGAATTCGCCGCGGGTCTTCTTGTCGCCGGTTTCGACTTCAACCGGCAAGGCAATCCCGGCCAGCGGCAGGAAGGGCTGCCAGTCGGCGGCATCGAAGGTCAGCGGCACCAGGCCTGGCTGCGGTTCGACCACGCGCAGGCCGAATTGGCGGGCGATGCGATAGGCAAAGTCGGTGGCGCCGATTTTCGGGATGGACAGGCCGCCGGTGGCGATGACGACATTGCTGGCCAATATTTCGCCGCTGCTGCTGTCGATCCGGAACAGGTCGCCGCTCTTGCCTATGCTGGCCACGCTGCAAGGCATGCGCCAACTGACGTTGCCGAGGTCGCATTCGGCTTTCAGCATGGCGATGATCTGCTCCGAGGAGTCGTCGCAAAAAAGCTGTCCCTTGTGTTTTTCGTGATAAGCGATACGGTGGCGTTTCACCAGGCCGAGGAAATCCTGCGGGGTGTAGCGCGACAGGGCGCTTTTGCAAAAATGCGGATTCTGCGACAGAAAATTCTGCGGCCCGGCGTTGATATTGGTGAAGTTGCAGCGGCCGCCGCCTGAAATGCGGATTTTTTCCGCCAGCTTGACGGCATGATCGATCAGGACAACCCTTTTTCCACGTTGACCAGCTACCGCGGCACACATCATGCCCGCAGCGCCGGCGCCGATGACGGCGACATCAAATTGTTTTTGCATCGATCTTCAGTAAATGGAAATTGAAAACTATTGGAAGTATGGTGGCGGCTCCTGCCCCATCCACAATTCCGAAGACAGCCGCATCATGTCATTGAGCGAACCGCGCTCGGTAAATGTCTGCCGCAGCCAGGCGGCGTCGCTGAGGCGATCTTCCGCCAGATGCCGCAAGCGCTTGATGGTCAGTTGCTCGGCTTCGTTCTGAGTATACCGCTGCAAATCCTGCAAATGGTCCAGCAGATGCTGGTAGATCGGCAGTTTTGACGAGGTGGCGGGGGTGTTGCCGTGCAACGCCATGGAGCCGTTCAGGCCGTAACGGCTGGCTTCGAAGCGGTTGTACTGGTACAGCAGGTAAAAGTCGTTGGTGATGACAAACGGCCTTTCGGTCAGGATCCAGCGCGCCAGCAGTTGTGCGTAGCACCCCAGGTGGGCCGCGTGTTCTATCGTCAGGGGGGTGTCGCAGACGCGGATTTCCACGGTGCCGTATTCCGGCTTGGGCCGGATGTCCCAGTAAAAGTCCTTCATGCTGGCGACGATTCCCATGCGTAGCAGCTCATCGTAATACGATTCGAAATCGGACCAGCGGGTCAGCGTGGGTGCAGTTCCTGACAATGGAAACGCACGCACCACATTGCTGCGCGAGGATTCGAACCTGGTGTCCGCGCCTTGATAAAACGGCGAGGCGGCCGACAGTGCGATGAAGTGCGGCACGAAACGCGAGAATGCGTGGGTCAGGTAGAGCGCGTCGTCGCCGTTCGGCACGCCGATATGGATATGCTGGCCGAAGACGGTGAATGTCTTGGCCAGGTAGCCGTACTTTTCATGCAGGTGATAGAAGCGCTCGCTAGGCGTAATCCGTTGTTCGTTCCAGTGCTGGAAAGGATGGGCGCCGCCGCCGGAGACGTCGATGTTCAGGTATTGCGCCCCGCGGTTCAGCGCGGCGCGCAGGCCTTTCAGCTCCTCGATCAGATGATCGACCCGGGTGTGCACGTCGGAATTCAACTCGATCATGCCCTGCGTCATTTCCAGCTTGATCTGTTTTTGCAGGTCGCGCGGTTCGATCCAGGTCAGCAGGTCAACCGCATCGCTGGCCAGGTTGTAGTTGCGGCGGTTCACCAGCTGCAGTTCCAGTTCTATCCCCATTGTAAACGGCGTGGAACTGGTAAACGGCAGGATCTCCGGCGTCGCGGCCCCCGCGCCGGCTTGTGCACTGTTGTCTTGGGTGTTTTCGCTCATGGCATTATCCTTGTTCGCGTCCGCTTTCGCCTGATTTGATCAGGGCAAACTGGGTTGCGATCGGCCCCAGCAATTCCAGGACGATCAGGCAGCCGGCCAGCAACGGCAGGACTTCAGCGGTGGTGTTGGGGTAGAGATAGGCGGTGGTTTGCATCAGTCCTAGTCCGGCCTCCGTCATGGGCAAGGTTCCCAGGGTGATCAGCGCCGCCTGTTTCCATTTCATCTTGGCAAAGTGCGCAAACGAAAAGACGCCGCAGGCCATGGCCAGAAAACGCGCCGCGATGAGTACCGCGACCGAGGCGCCCACCATCGACAGGTCGGACAAGCGGATCGAAGCGCCTATCGTGACAAACAGCATCACGATGAACAGCTCGTTGGCGACGCCGAACTCCAGTTCCATCAGGTC
Coding sequences within it:
- a CDS encoding NAD(P)/FAD-dependent oxidoreductase, whose amino-acid sequence is MQKQFDVAVIGAGAAGMMCAAVAGQRGKRVVLIDHAVKLAEKIRISGGGRCNFTNINAGPQNFLSQNPHFCKSALSRYTPQDFLGLVKRHRIAYHEKHKGQLFCDDSSEQIIAMLKAECDLGNVSWRMPCSVASIGKSGDLFRIDSSSGEILASNVVIATGGLSIPKIGATDFAYRIARQFGLRVVEPQPGLVPLTFDAADWQPFLPLAGIALPVEVETGDKKTRGEFKEDLLFTHRGLSGPAILQISSFWKSGAPLQLNLLPEIDVTQTLLDGKTSIKKNLGNIFAQWLPARLAHGIIEASKLDPAARLADTPDRVLRELGNAVNRWAIQPNGSEGYRKAEVTLGGVDTRELSQQSMMSNRTSGLYFIGEAVDVTGWLGGYNFQWAWASATATGFAI
- a CDS encoding YbdK family carboxylate-amine ligase produces the protein MSENTQDNSAQAGAGAATPEILPFTSSTPFTMGIELELQLVNRRNYNLASDAVDLLTWIEPRDLQKQIKLEMTQGMIELNSDVHTRVDHLIEELKGLRAALNRGAQYLNIDVSGGGAHPFQHWNEQRITPSERFYHLHEKYGYLAKTFTVFGQHIHIGVPNGDDALYLTHAFSRFVPHFIALSAASPFYQGADTRFESSRSNVVRAFPLSGTAPTLTRWSDFESYYDELLRMGIVASMKDFYWDIRPKPEYGTVEIRVCDTPLTIEHAAHLGCYAQLLARWILTERPFVITNDFYLLYQYNRFEASRYGLNGSMALHGNTPATSSKLPIYQHLLDHLQDLQRYTQNEAEQLTIKRLRHLAEDRLSDAAWLRQTFTERGSLNDMMRLSSELWMGQEPPPYFQ